In Heptranchias perlo isolate sHepPer1 chromosome 13, sHepPer1.hap1, whole genome shotgun sequence, the genomic stretch GATTAATACCAATTTTACACCAAAACATCGGGTGGccatgagttgaatttctccccccatgttccttttTCAGTTTATAGTTTAGTGCTTGTACACATCTGCTGAGTCGAAGGATCCAGAGTGAAGAATGTGAAGTCTTCTTCCAGgttcttcctctttttctttaaTATGTAATGAATGAAGGTATGCACCCCTCTTATCAGGAATATCCCAGCAATCAAGGCATAATAACTCCCATAAATCAGGAACTGGAGAATAAATGGGGCAAATATTGGTTACAATCCAATAAAAAACCATTGAGGTAATCAAGAAAAACTGGAAAAACTGCCACTATTCTTTTCAATCAGTGATTATAGAATCAATGTTACCTATTTATACCAAATTAAAGGTGAGGACAGAGCTGTGCTGTAAACTTGTGTCACCTGTAAACTGGGTCAACTCTGCCCAATAGTGACTTTGGTTGCATTCGTCTGGATTTAAATGGAACCCTAAACTactaaaaaaaatcacacaataCTAATGTGCTGTTCAATGCCGGTGAACAAAGAGATTTATTACAGCGCTGAAAAGCACCTTTTATTGTGATATTTAGATGAGACCAAAGGAGGAAGAAAATCTTAACTGTTTCACAAAATCTCTTTGGTTCCTCTTTCAAATGTTGGAGTTCATGCCATAATCAATTCTACATTAACCTTGCAATGGATTGATTTGTGTCTCTGTAGTCCATTAGTTTTACCCATCTCTTGATTGATTAGTTTTCTTTGTAAATAAAGATGACTTCCTGTTGGCTTGACATGTGCAATCAGTGTCTGTGTATGGATCATTAAATCCTTACACGATGTCAGAATTTGGATTTTTATCCATTGAAAACAAAAGGAAAATGTTAATCTAAGCTACAGAAGTGTTCTCAGCAAGCAAAACAAAAGAAATAGAAGCCGGTGTGAATCTCAAGCAGAAAAGTCACAGCTGCAGGTGAAACACCAATAGGATATTCTGAAAGTTTCTGTCAAACAAAACTAGAAATATCAATAACTGATATTATTATAGCTCTAGTGAAATGTAATTTCTCCAAGCCTGAGGTAAGGCCACGCTGGAAAAAGCATTGGGAACTCTCTCCTACTGCATTTGGACTAGCATACAGAGCAGAAATTAGGCACATAAACACAATGGCACTGAAAATCTCTGGGGGTGTGATCTTGGCAGTTACAAAAGGATCGCGCCCATGGCTGAACTCTGCCTCTGACCCCACAGACACCAGCCATGTGCAGGTGCATCTGAGGTGACCCATTCATGCCGAACATGCTGAAAATGTTGGTGGAAGCTAGCCAACCCAGGGGTGTGGTCTGAGCAGTCCCCAGTATTCCAATAAAATGTTCAAGAAGTCCTAGATGGACTCAAGGGGGTAGAGGTGAGACCAAGGATAGTTTGGTGCTTGGAACTACGCAAGGTGAACGTGACAGAGAACCTCAGAGCACAACTTCGGAGATGCTGAGAGAAAAATCTGAGGCTCAGAAAGAACAGAATGCAAGTTCCAGTTCCAAAAGTAACAAATTTTGAATGCATAATTGCTGCAAATGGTTTTAGACTAGATCCTAAGAAGTTCCATGTTGTTTGAAACATGAAGCCCCAAAGACAAAAGTACAGCTTGAGATAATCATGGCTAAGTTGAACTATCCTATGAAAGACTAGCATAGGTGACAGAACTGCTATGTAATCTAACAAAAAAGAATGTACTTTTCAAATAGGAATCCAGCTTTGATAAAGCTTTCAAAGAAACAAAGCAATTGATCAAATAATCTTTGGGATCAGTATTACAGTATTTTGACACCAGAAAATCGTTATGCTACAAGTTGATGGATGAGATAGGTGTTTGGTGTGATAATCCTTCAAGATGGAAAATTTGTGCCTTATGCTTCATATGCACTAACCAAAGCAAAAGAATTTCACACAAATAGAATTTTTGGCTGTTGTGAATAGGTGTGGAAAATTTTCACACACAGGTCACTGGCAGACTtttggaccccccccacccccacccccacccctcaaccccagggcttctcaggagcaggtatggtGTTCCATCAATGTGGGCATACAGTTGTATGCTATTacgatggaggaggagcagtaccaCAGGATGGTGCAAAAGAGACTAAGGCAGGATTTACTGCAAGAGGCATTACAGCACATGTCATCACTTAAGTCTTCTCTTCTGTGAAACAAAGTCTACCTTTGACACCACAGCTTTACCTCCTTGTCCCACACTTTCAAATAAAGGGACATTCCCATAAACTATCCATCCTATCACGTgacaacatatcatccctctttgcccctacatGGCCATGCCAATCGTCATCACCTCAGTGAAGACATCAGCACCACTTAAGtgcaccctttcctgtatgaTTCTAACCTCCATCAAGTGCCATGTCAGTGCACGTTCTATTTTATTACAATGAAGTCTAAAGTGAACAGAAGTCAACCTAAACTTTTCTAACATCATGCTTCCCCTGAGTAGCCACATATGCCTTCCTATCACCTATTCTAATGGTTCTCCTAGGTGGAACTTGAGGGCTAGGATCGGGGGAGATGATTGGCCGATCATGTTGAACAGAAGGATCTCTCAGTtcagcactgaagtatcagcctatattatgtgcttaagtcctggcatgggacttgaactcacaatcttctgacgAAAGAGAAAGTGGAGATACATATACTGAGggattggtagtggagaaaaaaaatcattaccAATCTCTCAGTATgtgattttgggttttataactaGGGACAAGCAATAAAATTTGTACAAGGCATGGCTAGGCCAtagcagttagagtactgtgggcAGTTTTGGGTGCCTTATCATGGAAAGGACATTGAAACCaaagagaatgtacagcataccAGGATTATATCAGAGTTGAGAAACTatcattatgtggagagaatTGAGATGCTATAACAGAGAAATTTAAGAGGAGgtttaatagatttttaaaaaaattatgaaagattCTAATAGGTggaatagggaaaaactattttctTGTTGGGGAATCAATTGAAAATTGTCACCAAGAATGTGAGGCAGGAGGTTATGAGAAATTTCACAGAGAGTTGTTACAACataaaggagtagctgaggccaAGACTATCACATCATTTAAGGGAACAATAGGTAAACATTTGAAGAGGAAGAAACAATGTtatgtgggattagttttggattgttctagcagATCTGGGATAGATATGATGCATTAAAtgacctcattctgtgctgtaaacttctatggttctaaacaCACCATAGGATCACAGATGGAGGGAGGGACATACTAAACAATCAAAGATTGGGAAGAAGCACGTTGAAGGGTCAAAGATCGAATGATCTTCCAACTAGCAGTGCAAGTTGTGTAAGCCTGGGTGCTAGCGAGTATGCCAACCTGTATGGGGCTGGGTCTGCCAGGATTGCAAGGCCAGTTATGGTCTTTGTGGTCTTCTGGACTGCAACGCAGAATGGTTGAATGTGGAAATATGACCAGAACAGGAGTGGGAAGGTAACCATCCGACTGCAGGCCCCCAGCAGTTATCACAGGCATGCTGTAAACAAACTGAAGGAGTGAAGGTGGCAGATAACGACTTGTTTTTTGAAGTAGGCAAGCTGCTTTGTCTTTCAGCCTTGCTGAAGCTGAAAAATAACTTTCATAAAATGATCCAGTCATAACAGTAACTGTGTTAGAATTGTTCAGTACATGTCCTTGATAAAGAATCTGATCAGATAATCAAGACTTTGTTGAAGAAAAGGTAATGACAATACTATAAGAAGGTTACCTGGGTAACAATGTCCAGCCCCAAACCTCTTGAATCGACTACAATAATGGTCAGGATGGTCTGAAGTACTAGCGCCATGCAGTTGTTTATCCCAAACATTAAGGCATAACGTTCCATGCAAAGGTTATTTGCAATATGGAATCTGAGAATCAATAAAGCAGAATTATCCACCATGTAGAGAGTTTAAATTTATTGCCAATGAGTTCTGTAACAAATTAAAAGATATTTTAAGTTGATCAAAAATTAATCTTTGCTAACAATTACATTTGGGTAATAAGATCCATAATTATCAAGTTATTAGGGTTCTCACAAGTATAATCAGTAAATGGATGTATAGGAGTAGTTCAAAATATAGGCGGTTATTGTAGGGACTTTATGTAGGTTCTGGCCAAAATAGAGGACTCATTGTGagggagaatcatagaaatgtttagATATCAAATAATAGAATCAGTTATAGAAAATAAAAGGTGTAACTGTTTAATCTTTAAAACATCCTAATAATATTTCATGCCGTTGAGTAAAATCCGCTGTACATTAAAAGGTAACTTGTACTTGTATTTTCAGGCAGTGGCCTGCAAGAGAATTCAACAGAAAACAaacaggggtagattttcatcttcacctccAGGGCAGGGCACAGAATGGAAAATCTGGCTGGGAGGTTCACAGGCTCCTTACAGAACCCAATGGATTCCTATTTGTCTCTAAATTGAGTCTAGTGTTGTACCTACTGGGCTGCCTCattctttatatatttttaatgaaaaataaTCATAGTGGATTGGAGTGTGTCTCACTGTTTTTGAAGATTGGGATCAAAATGTGACAGATTCTAATAACATATTTTACAGGTGTTATATGttcaataatatattaaaatcccACAATGCACTAAGCAATTTATTATTGAATTTCATGTACAGATTGTTTTTACTTAATGATGTAAGACATAATTAGGAATTTTAAAAGACTAAAcagttacattttaaaaatttctaTAACTGATCCTAACATTTAACGTCTAAAAATTTCCAAGAGTGCCCTACCAATGAGTTCACGATCTTGACCTGCCTGTCAAGGAAAAGTATCAAGCATAGCATGGGTGCTAAGTcatgaggagggaagaaaatcagtTTGTGAGTTATACAACTTCTTGCACTGCCTTCTGTGCAATTTTGGCAGAGGCCTGGTAGCTAGTGGTCTGCACATACTCTCAGCTAGGGAACAGAGCCTGACATTAGGGGAGACAAAGAAAAATAACATAAAAATGGTAGGGGGAAGAGGTACAGTTAAGAAACCTTCGCAGCACTCACGTGGTTATGGTAATGAGCAGCATGTATGAGGCTTTGAATATCATATAGCCAGCATAGCAAATCCAGATGTTATCTGTATAGTCCATGACGAATAGAGCAGCACTGCTAACTGCTGAGAAGATTCCCAGCACTAGTTCTCCCCAGACAGCCCAGTCCAGCTTAACGTAACCCACACCAAAGGAGGTGATGGCACCTATAAACAatgaaaaaagcaaaccaaaactCAAGCTATTATAGCACTGCTATTactgaggtttttaaaaaatatatgggTTAAATCTTTGTTACAAATAGTGGTCAGAGGACtgtcatacaaatgcattaagtgtccatccactaatattgccaacaataatttctagccTTAAATTCTAAGATTTTGCTTTGGATTTCTAACCATGGCTTTGTAGGAACCTTCTTGTATTATCCATCACAACCCTACGGCTGACAATTTTAATGGGGAGATCAAAGGTGGTATCTTAAGTTGAAATGAATCCAAAATATGGTAGTCTGGGTTTGGAATAACTTTAAAGTTGATTCCTATCTATTAGAACAGCTTGTTTTATTAATTACTATTCTATCTGAATGCTAATGTTGAAATGTTCAAATCTATTAAGTTTAATCTGGCTAACTCAAAATTGTACAACAAATGTACTGCACCCCACAGATTCTAACCTTCCTTGATAGACAAGTATGGAAGAAACTTGCACCAGTCAGGCAAGCTTCTACACAACTTCTGGTCCTGCTCCTAAATCTAACCATTCTAGGCAGCAATCTGGAATGCTGCAGAGCCTGTGACTTTCCTCATGAGTATAGTCACTGAAAAATCAAGGGTTATGTTTTTAGTATAGAATTCACCAAAATTGTGCAACATCATCCTCTTCCATCTCCCcattaaaattctccagctccgTTCCTCGATTTGTCCTTCAGCGGTGTGATCCTTGGCTGCTACCAACTGCTGCTCCAGGGGATTGCACAATGCTGCATGCTACAGAAAGGaagtccccctccctcctcccacagagTGTAGCAGACTTTGATGCCTGGAACAGCAACAGCATCAGGTAGAAGCCAAAAGCTGTGGAGAATGATGCATCAGGGAATagggctgaaggctctgccaccaacacCGGGGTGCACGaaaagccagagttggagaatcCAAGAGCGTTGAGGGAGAAAATGAGGTCATGGAGCATTTTGTAGATGAAtataaggattttaaattcaatctaCTAGGGGTCAGGGAACcagtgtagatcagtgaggatgggagtgatgggtgagcaggacttagttTAGGGCGGGATATGGGCAGCTAGGTTTTGAACGACTTGGAGTTTATGGAAAAAGGATGGAAGattggcaaggaagttatggaaaATATTGGGTGAAAAACAGAcggctggcagttgaaaattccCCGTCCCCTGGTATTTCTTCAGTGATGTTTAGTTGtattcactctctggataaatattATATCTGACAGGATAACTCATGGATTTAAAATTCTCCTCTGTTGGCTCACAAAGAAACAAGGTTAATTTCTTAATATCTAACTGATTTCAGTTAACCAACAAGGTCTCCATTCTTTTTTCCTGTTGCATGGAACAGGGTGTTTCTGAAGGTGTGTCTCTTAGGTGTTTATATGGTCATAAATTATATTATAGTGACAATTTTGAAAGTCATACTGATTCAGAAAGATAGTATACTTTTCATTGGAGAAGCAAAATTATTTCAAGATAACAACTCGAAAAGGGAAACATCAATGAACACATATCAGACTAAACAATTCTGTATAAAATGCTAGCAAAGACCACCAGAGGTGAATGTTGGAACAAATGACAATTTTTTAATGTGGGGATCTGTCTTTGATCTCTGGTAGTTTTAGTGTAGCTAGGTATGTATCTATGTTACTTATTAATTCCAGTGTATGTAGGAATCTGTCTGTGATCTAGTGTTGGTGGGAATTTGTTTTCTAGTGTAGATGGGGATATGTCTGTGTCTCCTGGTAGTTTTAGTGTGGGTGAATTGCTATATGTTCTCTGGTAATTTCAGTAGGTGGAATACTTTCTGTGTTCTCTGGGGAGGGATGTGTCAGTGTTCTCATGGAATTTTAGTGTTGTTGGGGATCTATCCGTGTTACCTGGTTTTAGTGTGGGTGGGGAtctatctgtgttctctggtaatTTTAGTGTTGATGGGATTCTGTCTGTTCTCTGGTAGTTTTAGCGTCATTGTCTTTGACACCTGCCACAAATTCTGTACCCTAGCCACAGATTCCAGCCCCCTCCCTGATCACTGTCTGATGCTGAATCAGACTGCTCGCAACCTCAGTGTCCTCTTTGACccggagctgagcttctgaccctatcCTTCACAAAGACTGCCACCTCCGGAATATCACCtatgtctcagcccatctgctgttgataCCCTTAGCTATGGTTTTGttactccagacttgactattgcaatcctctcctggttggcctcccatcttccaccctctgtaaattgagcttatccaaaattctgttgcccgtatcctaacttgcaccaagtcccacttaccCATCGTCcatgtactcgctgacctacattggctcccggtccaccaatgccttgattttaaaattctcatcctcgtgttcaaatccctccataacctcgcccctccctatctctgtaacctcctccagccccacaaaccTCCGATAatgtgcgttcctccaactctggcctcttgcgcatcccccacttccatcaccccaacataatatgattaggcagagtcaacactgttttatgaaagggaaatcgtgcttggtaaatctattagagttttctgagggtgtaactagctgggcagataagagggaaccagaggatgtagtgtatttggattttcaaaaggcattccataaggtgccacacaagagattgttacacaagattagggctcatgggattgggggtaatatattagcatggattgaggattggttaacgaacagaaaacaaagtaggaataaacgggtcattttcgggttggcaggttgtaactagtggggtaccgcaagaatcaatgcttgggcctcagctgtttataacaataatcaatgacttagataagtgaactgagtgtaatgtatccaagtttgctgacaatacaaagctaggtggaaaagtaagttgtgaggaggacgcaaagaggctgcaaaaggatacaggcaggttaagtgagtgggcgaaaaggtggcagatggagtataatgtggggaaatgagaaattatccacttcagtaggaaaatggaaaagcagaatattttgtaaaagctaagagactaagaaatgttggtggtcagagggatttgagtgtccttgtacatgaatcacagaaagttaacatgcaggaagagcaagcaattaggaaggcaagtggtatgttggcctttattgcaagggggttggagtataagagtaaggatgtcttgctgcaattatataggactctggtaagaccacacctggagtactgtgtacagttttggtctccgaacctaaggaaggatatacttgccttaaagggggtgcaacaaaggttcactagattgattcctgggatgagagggttgtcgtaagaggagagattgagtggaatgggcctattttctttggagtttagaagaatgagaggtgatctcattgaaatgtataacattcttagaggacttgacaggttagatgctgagagactgtttcccctggctggagagtctagaactaggagtcatagtctcaagataaggaatcggccatttaggaccgaggaaaaatttcttcacagagaaggctggaatctttggaattctctgtcccagagggctgtggatgctgagtcattgagtatattcaagactgagatcgctagatttttggacacttaagggaatcaaaggatatggggatagggtgggaaagtggagttgaggtagaagatcagccatgatcttattgaatggtgaagcaggctcgaggggccttatggcctactcctgctcctatttcttttgttcttattggcagccgtgccttctgccatctaggtcctaagctctgtaattccctccctaaacctcttcgcctcgcCAACTCTTTCCCCTTCTTTAAGATGTTGCTTTAAACCTACATCTTTGGCCAaatgttggtcacctgtccttgttTGGCTCGGAATCAgtttttatctgattatgctcttgtgaagtgccttggtacattttactatgttaaaggcactatataaatgcaagttgttgttgttgggaggGATGTGTCAGTGTTCTCTTGGAATTTGTGTCTCCTATGATAGTTTTAAGAGGACGGGATATCTTTGTGTTACATGTTAGATGCAGTAGAGATGGATGAGAGAGATTGATTCACTCCAATACTTGTCACGCTGCTTCCTTTCCAAAATTTTAACCATTTTGCTCTTCAGCACCTTCCTTTCCTGTTGAATTTCCACTCCCACCATTGAGCATGCTCCTGGTGGCAGGCCCAAACCAAGCTGAGATCCTGCACTAAATATATAATACTAATCTCGGAAGATCCGTCAGGATCAATAGTTTTTGATTGTTCGAAGCTCAACAGTCCTGCAGCCTGAACATCAGGACCAGCAAATTTACCTGACTATATGTAATGAATGCCAAAAAGAATGCTGTTTTAAAGTGTGTTGAAAATTTAAATATTATGTCATACGGACTAAGGATGACACAATGTGAACTCGTAACTGTAATGTTCTGGTGATGAGGAATCCATGGATCTGTGATCACAGAAGTGTCACTGATATGGTACTGCAGCAGGAAGTATTCCGTGTGAAGCACTGGACTGAACTGACTCATATGAATCATCAGCAATGGTGGCCATTAATTTAACGTAGTCTTGCAGGCACTTTATCAATACGGGATTAAAACTGTGCTGGTGAGCACAAGGTGGTGCTCTAACAGGCTGTGCCCTGTCTTCTCATATGGAGGTATAGAAAAGCTTCGAGGCATTATTGTGCACCACCTaacagagatgtgggaacagaaccAGCGTCCACTTTCTCAGGGAAATATAAATgggagaaaaataattaaaaagtggGCCTGGGTATTATTCAACAGGTTTAAACACTTGAATGATGATGCAAACAAAGATTCATGTCATTCTCCTTATACAAACTTACTTGAGGTTGAACAATTTCTTAAGTGCGATCTTGATTTTTACTCTTTTATTATGTTTTATGAAGCAGTGTTTTATGTTCGATATTTAGGATAATACAGCCTAACATCAAAAACCCTACCTGATAGAGTTGTCATTGCTTCTACACCACCATTATATACTGTGGAGTTCTTGGATGGTACAATATGGTCCCAGAGCACTTGAACATAGTTGAAAATCTGATAATAGCCACAAGTAGCTATGGCCCACCAGATAGACCAATAAAGCAGATTTCTTGATGAGTAACATGCCTTAAAATCAGTCCATAGCTGAAGAATTGTCTTCAGAaaagtttttttctcttttatccTCACAGATTCATCAATGTCTAACTGTTTTCTTTCAGGGAAGACGGTGTTCTCAGGGGATCCCTGTATATTTCTCTTGAGGTTTAGGCAGCCATCGGATGTGTTTGGACTTATTGTCTCATTTGAGGAATTAGCTGTACTTTGGACAAATATGCTTTGCCTGGGCATGGGTAGAAAAAATGAGGTCATCAAGGCAACAGACACTGATCCCAATGAAATGGCATTTAGATAGAAATAGGAGACAACCTCCAGAGAAACCAAAAGTTGTGCCATTGCTGATCCCACTGTGTAAGCAATCAAAGTAATACTTCGGCAGTAACTAGTCACTTTCTGGTAGTGCTCAGCATTAACAACACTATAAATATAAGAGTAGTAGGCCACTTCTGTAGCTGATACAAGACCATTATTGAATTGAAGATACAGCATAGCCGTCATCCCGTCTGCAAACAATAGCAAAATATAGTTAATCACAAGGGCTACTCCTTGTGCAATGATGATAGGTTTGTATCGAAAGTAGTCAGTGAACAGGAAGACTGGGATCAACAATGCCAAAAATGAGTACGTCCATACGGGGAACAACTGGTTTGTAACCTGACCAAGAGAGAAAGTAATATCAGTTTAGTTGGCTTTTGACCACAACAGTCACTGTCAATAGGTTTTAGTTTTAAACTAGGTTGTTAGCTATATTTGGACATGATTCTATTGACATGTATATCAAGGATATAAATGAGGTGGTGTAAGATACAATTTATATTCCATGAATTGATAACTCATTCCTTTATTTCATATGAATTATGATAAGCACCACAAATGGGATATAATCATATGCTGTTCCTCCCCACCATGTATTCTGTTTAAACCACATGTTAGCTATAAGTAAGTAAAATTATAATGATCAGATGTAAACTTTAATGTTAAATAGAAACTAAAATGCTCCATGAATAGAAGACTGGTCATCATCAGTCCACTATGAAACCTTTCTTTAAAAACTGTTGTACTATATGTTCTCTTTTATGACCTGACTGCCATGAAGTATAAAAACCAAATAAAGAGATGACATAATCACATGTGGTATGATGATTTCACCTTTCCTTAAATGTTTTCTGCATATGGTATGTTTATTTGTTACATTGATTTTGCATGGATTTAAAACTTATAAAACAGGAGTTAGAACTAAAGGAGTAACTCTGTAGTTAAGTAGAAGGCACAATAACATGAGTATACAGAACGTGTGACTGTACACTAATGTATCAGCCTTGGCACAGTGGTAACACTCCCACCTCTAactcagaaggttgagggttcaagtcgcactccagagacttgagcacctaacctaggctgacatttcagtgcagtactgagggagtgctgcaatgttggaggtgccatctttctgatgcgatgttaaacttgaggacctgtctgccctcttgggtggatgtaaaag encodes the following:
- the LOC137331760 gene encoding thiamine transporter 2-like gives rise to the protein MDCWKAGRDKEWVYPTLVLCVYGFFATMKPAEPFLTPYLVGPYKNFTIEQVTNQLFPVWTYSFLALLIPVFLFTDYFRYKPIIIAQGVALVINYILLLFADGMTAMLYLQFNNGLVSATEVAYYSYIYSVVNAEHYQKVTSYCRSITLIAYTVGSAMAQLLVSLEVVSYFYLNAISLGSVSVALMTSFFLPMPRQSIFVQSTANSSNETISPNTSDGCLNLKRNIQGSPENTVFPERKQLDIDESVRIKEKKTFLKTILQLWTDFKACYSSRNLLYWSIWWAIATCGYYQIFNYVQVLWDHIVPSKNSTVYNGGVEAMTTLSGAITSFGVGYVKLDWAVWGELVLGIFSAVSSAALFVMDYTDNIWICYAGYMIFKASYMLLITITTFHIANNLCMERYALMFGINNCMALVLQTILTIIVVDSRGLGLDIVTQFLIYGSYYALIAGIFLIRGVHTFIHYILKKKRKNLEEDFTFFTLDPSTQQMCRDQMCLNCAISALDNILTQATFSRLAYLSESSVIYVN